A portion of the Simkania negevensis Z genome contains these proteins:
- a CDS encoding SpoIID/LytB domain-containing protein has protein sequence MNFRKTLLTLFACLLNFSFLQAHQSDIVASTTEDQKPATIKVLLHKDSTGALLEARGSFEVVNPETGKRVSSGRNGKRFYLYPHKEGIKWGEDFLGIFQLQIIPTSPDTTLLVNGVQYSGVLEIYHVEEKLNIINEVTVENYLKSILPQKFHGDYPESVMDAVAIIARTDAYYSALFNHDAFWHVDANEVCYEGVGLTCQNPAIDRSIESTRHLVMTFEDQPFPSTWTENCGGKTAPYQTIFRKNTPTPQGVDSVFALAERKDTHWAFTMNTQDLAKVAKINRITGIDLFVDHFSSKVYAVRIHDGVHTEDIDFLTLQKHIGEAKLKSNDFSVSLKGNIASFEGYGVGSGTGLCLYSASQMAERGDDTPHMLAEFFPYTHIEKMRAYPEAIVSANKGSFVSPKHKKATQKKHRILH, from the coding sequence ATGAATTTTAGAAAGACTTTGCTGACCCTTTTTGCTTGCCTGTTGAACTTTTCATTTTTACAAGCTCACCAATCTGACATCGTTGCCAGCACCACCGAAGATCAAAAACCAGCAACTATCAAAGTTCTCCTTCATAAAGATTCAACAGGAGCTCTTCTCGAAGCACGCGGTTCATTTGAAGTGGTCAATCCTGAAACTGGGAAACGAGTCAGTTCTGGTCGCAATGGGAAACGCTTTTATCTTTACCCCCATAAAGAAGGAATCAAATGGGGAGAAGACTTTCTTGGCATTTTCCAACTTCAAATCATTCCAACGAGTCCTGATACCACACTTCTCGTCAACGGAGTTCAATACTCTGGTGTCCTTGAAATCTACCATGTAGAAGAAAAGCTAAACATCATCAACGAGGTGACCGTTGAAAATTACTTAAAAAGCATCCTTCCGCAAAAGTTTCATGGGGATTACCCCGAATCTGTCATGGATGCCGTTGCTATCATCGCGCGTACAGATGCCTACTATAGTGCCCTCTTCAATCACGATGCCTTCTGGCATGTCGATGCAAATGAAGTCTGTTACGAGGGTGTTGGTCTCACTTGCCAAAACCCCGCAATTGACCGCTCTATTGAAAGTACCCGCCATCTTGTCATGACTTTTGAAGACCAACCCTTTCCCTCCACTTGGACCGAAAATTGTGGTGGAAAAACAGCTCCCTATCAAACCATCTTTAGAAAAAACACTCCGACTCCACAAGGAGTCGACTCAGTTTTTGCTTTAGCTGAACGCAAAGATACCCACTGGGCGTTCACCATGAACACCCAAGACCTTGCCAAAGTCGCAAAAATCAACCGTATCACAGGCATTGACCTTTTTGTCGACCATTTCTCGAGCAAAGTCTACGCCGTCCGCATTCATGACGGAGTGCACACAGAAGACATCGACTTTCTCACTCTTCAAAAACACATTGGAGAAGCAAAACTCAAAAGCAATGATTTCTCCGTGAGTCTTAAAGGCAATATCGCCTCCTTCGAAGGTTACGGAGTCGGATCAGGAACAGGCCTCTGCCTCTATAGCGCTTCTCAAATGGCCGAACGAGGAGACGATACTCCCCACATGCTCGCCGAGTTTTTCCCCTACACACACATCGAAAAAATGCGAGCCTACCCCGAAGCCATTGTGTCAGCTAACAAAGGTTCCTTTGTGTCGCCCAAACATAAAAAAGCAACCCAAAAGAAACACCGGATTTTACACTAG